In Nitrospirota bacterium, a genomic segment contains:
- a CDS encoding thioredoxin family protein, whose translation MEEFLSDKGLHVTVKDVTKDLSAREELVKKYGRMATPTLVINDKVIVGFRQKQDEIEKEIALIKGEDNG comes from the coding sequence CTGGAAGAGTTCCTTTCAGATAAGGGCCTGCACGTTACGGTAAAAGACGTCACGAAGGACCTTTCCGCGCGTGAGGAACTCGTGAAAAAATACGGCCGTATGGCAACGCCGACACTCGTGATCAACGACAAGGTTATCGTGGGGTTCAGGCAGAAGCAGGATGAAATAGAAAAAGAGATCGCGCTTATCAAGGGAGAAGATAATGGCTGA
- a CDS encoding ATP-dependent Clp protease adaptor ClpS — MALNTPLKEKESEEAADLLLKRPPLYSVFLLNDDYTTMDFVIHILETVFHLPAVEATRIMLHVHKNGKGLAGIYTKEIAETKIDTVHNIAQEHEFPLKCSMEKA, encoded by the coding sequence ATGGCACTGAACACGCCCCTTAAAGAAAAAGAATCAGAGGAAGCTGCTGACCTGTTGCTGAAACGGCCTCCCTTATATTCCGTATTTCTCCTGAACGATGACTATACCACCATGGATTTCGTTATACATATCCTCGAAACGGTCTTCCATCTGCCGGCGGTCGAGGCCACGAGGATCATGCTTCATGTCCACAAGAACGGGAAGGGACTTGCGGGTATCTACACCAAGGAAATAGCCGAAACAAAGATCGACACGGTCCACAATATTGCACAGGAGCATGAGTTCCCGCTAAAATGCTCTATGGAGAAGGCATGA
- a CDS encoding type II toxin-antitoxin system HicA family toxin — protein sequence MKRNDFLKHLRSQGCEFVREGGRHSWWGNPNQNKRSSVPRHTEIDDNLAKKICKDLGIKQP from the coding sequence ATGAAACGCAATGACTTTTTGAAACATCTCCGATCGCAGGGATGCGAATTTGTTAGAGAGGGCGGTCGTCATTCATGGTGGGGAAACCCAAATCAAAATAAACGGTCATCTGTTCCGAGACATACTGAAATTGATGACAATCTCGCAAAGAAAATATGTAAAGACCTTGGAATAAAACAGCCCTGA
- a CDS encoding ABC transporter ATP-binding protein, translated as MILVKADNLVKHYGALCAVDNISFEIMQGECFGFLGPNGAGKTTAMSIIYCFMPPTSGRVTVFGRDVTGQPSAIKARIGVMPQDDNLDPDLSVFQNLIVYARYFDIPKKASVPRAWELLDFVELREKAEVNIRDLSGGMKRRLLLARALLNDPELLIMDEPTVGLDPHSRHAVWENLAHLKAEGKTTILTTHYMEEAQRVCDRVAIMDNGKIIETGRPADLIAKYGGNLEDVYLNLTGKNLREVIA; from the coding sequence ATGATACTGGTTAAAGCTGACAACCTGGTCAAACACTACGGTGCCCTCTGCGCTGTTGACAACATCAGTTTCGAGATCATGCAGGGCGAGTGCTTTGGTTTTCTCGGCCCTAACGGCGCAGGCAAGACAACTGCCATGAGCATCATCTACTGCTTCATGCCGCCCACATCCGGAAGAGTGACGGTCTTCGGTCGTGATGTGACCGGACAGCCAAGCGCCATCAAAGCCCGCATCGGTGTCATGCCCCAGGACGACAACCTTGACCCTGATCTTTCCGTGTTCCAGAACCTTATTGTCTATGCCAGATATTTTGATATACCGAAGAAGGCCTCTGTTCCGCGGGCCTGGGAACTTCTTGATTTTGTCGAACTCAGGGAAAAGGCTGAGGTGAATATCAGGGACCTTTCAGGAGGCATGAAGCGGAGGCTCCTGCTGGCCCGGGCTCTGCTGAACGATCCGGAGCTGCTTATCATGGATGAACCTACCGTAGGTCTTGATCCGCACAGCAGACACGCGGTTTGGGAAAACCTTGCCCATCTCAAGGCAGAGGGCAAGACGACCATACTCACAACCCACTACATGGAGGAGGCGCAGCGGGTCTGCGACAGGGTCGCGATCATGGATAACGGCAAGATCATCGAGACCGGAAGACCGGCAGATCTTATAGCCAAATACGGCGGAAATCTCGAAGATGTGTATCTGAACCTTACCGGCAAAAACCTCAGAGAGGTGATAGCATGA
- a CDS encoding type II toxin-antitoxin system HicB family antitoxin: protein MNAEYTAIIKQSGDWWIGWVEEIPGVNCQERTHNELLESLRITLKEALECNRQDALAAVGSGYTEEKIAV, encoded by the coding sequence ATGAATGCAGAATATACGGCAATAATAAAGCAGTCTGGAGACTGGTGGATTGGGTGGGTGGAAGAAATTCCTGGTGTTAATTGTCAGGAACGTACCCATAACGAATTACTTGAGAGCCTTCGCATTACACTGAAGGAGGCTCTTGAATGTAACCGCCAAGACGCACTTGCGGCAGTGGGTTCAGGGTATACAGAAGAAAAAATTGCGGTATGA
- a CDS encoding copper-translocating P-type ATPase: MAEEVSDTSKRIDLPITGMSCASCASHVENALSELKGVSSASVNYAAEKATVLFDPSQITVPEFISAVIDQGYGVPLSRITLPVQGMTCAACVSAVENVLRELDGVISAAVNFATEKATIEYIPSLVGIRDFKNIIKEAGYEVVEAEQGEDIVEKEQKERERAYKELKTKVIIGAVLAVPLMLLMQWNHIFSHGFHIPMQFNHLIQLVLATPVQFWIGRHFYTGALAAARHRTTNMNTLIAIGTSSAYLYSIVATFFPELFAIKGYSAEVYFDTSATIIVLILLGRLFEARAKGQTSEAIKKLIGLQAKTARVIKDGRETDVPIEDVEMGDIMLVRPGEKIPVDGVIKDGYSSVDESMVTGESIPVEKNAGAQVIGGTINKTGSFRFEAVKVGRETMLSHIIEMVQSAQGSKPPIARLADVIASYFVPAVIGIAALTFAVWYFFGPAPAFTYAVLNFIAVLIIACPCSLGLATPTSIMVGTGKGAENGILIRSGEALEKTHKITAIVFDKTGTLTKGRPEVTDMIAKGMEEKDLLFYAASAEKGSEHPLGESIIKKAQETGLAIADPEQFQAVPGHGIKAVIRGRAVLLGNLKFMKDEGVDLTALTAESDTLSLQGKTPMFVSVDSAAAGIIAVADTLRAESVAAVKQLHALGIEVVMITGDNKRTGEAIARQAGIDRVLAEVLPQDKAAEVKKLQAEGKVVAMVGDGINDAPALAQADVGIAIGTGTDVAMEASDITLIAGNIKGVVTAIALSKATMRNIKQNLFWAFAYNVILIPVAAGVLFPFFGILLNPMLAAGAMGFSSVTVVTNALRLRRFKPA, translated from the coding sequence ATGGCTGAAGAAGTTTCAGATACATCAAAGAGGATCGATCTGCCGATCACCGGCATGTCCTGCGCATCCTGCGCGAGCCATGTCGAGAACGCCCTGTCAGAACTAAAGGGCGTGTCGAGCGCTTCGGTGAATTATGCCGCAGAAAAGGCGACCGTGCTGTTCGATCCTTCGCAGATCACTGTCCCTGAATTTATCAGTGCCGTCATTGATCAGGGTTACGGCGTTCCCCTGTCGCGCATAACTCTGCCTGTACAGGGGATGACCTGCGCTGCCTGTGTGTCAGCAGTCGAGAATGTGCTCAGGGAACTCGACGGTGTTATAAGCGCTGCAGTGAACTTTGCGACCGAGAAGGCGACGATTGAGTATATCCCGTCACTGGTCGGCATCCGGGACTTTAAAAATATTATCAAAGAGGCCGGGTACGAGGTCGTTGAGGCTGAGCAGGGCGAAGATATCGTTGAGAAGGAGCAGAAGGAGCGGGAGAGGGCATATAAAGAGCTGAAGACAAAAGTGATCATCGGTGCAGTCCTGGCTGTCCCGCTCATGCTGCTGATGCAGTGGAACCATATCTTCAGCCACGGATTTCATATCCCTATGCAGTTCAATCATCTGATCCAGCTTGTTCTTGCAACACCGGTGCAGTTCTGGATCGGCAGGCATTTCTATACGGGGGCACTTGCCGCTGCCCGCCACCGGACAACGAACATGAATACGCTGATAGCCATCGGCACTTCATCTGCGTATCTGTACAGCATTGTCGCCACCTTCTTCCCGGAGCTCTTTGCGATCAAGGGATACTCGGCTGAGGTCTATTTCGATACCTCGGCAACGATCATCGTGCTGATCCTGCTCGGCAGGCTTTTCGAGGCCCGCGCCAAAGGCCAGACCTCAGAGGCGATCAAGAAGCTGATCGGGCTTCAGGCAAAGACAGCCCGCGTCATAAAGGATGGCAGGGAGACGGACGTCCCGATCGAGGATGTCGAGATGGGCGATATCATGCTTGTGAGACCTGGCGAAAAGATACCCGTTGATGGCGTCATCAAAGACGGCTATTCCTCGGTGGACGAGTCCATGGTAACAGGCGAATCGATCCCTGTTGAAAAAAATGCCGGAGCGCAGGTGATCGGCGGAACGATCAACAAGACCGGTTCTTTCCGGTTTGAGGCGGTAAAGGTGGGCAGGGAGACAATGCTCTCCCATATCATCGAGATGGTCCAGTCAGCGCAGGGATCCAAGCCGCCTATTGCGCGGCTGGCTGATGTCATTGCATCCTATTTCGTGCCTGCAGTTATCGGCATTGCCGCGCTGACTTTTGCAGTCTGGTATTTTTTCGGGCCGGCGCCTGCATTTACCTATGCTGTCCTGAACTTTATCGCCGTGCTGATCATCGCCTGTCCCTGTTCGCTTGGTCTTGCTACGCCGACATCCATAATGGTCGGCACAGGCAAGGGCGCAGAGAACGGTATCCTGATCAGGAGCGGCGAGGCTCTTGAAAAAACTCACAAGATAACGGCGATTGTGTTTGATAAGACAGGAACGCTCACCAAAGGACGGCCTGAGGTGACGGATATGATTGCGAAGGGCATGGAAGAAAAAGATCTGCTTTTTTACGCAGCCTCTGCGGAGAAGGGTTCTGAGCATCCCTTGGGCGAATCGATCATAAAGAAGGCGCAGGAGACGGGCTTGGCTATCGCAGATCCTGAGCAGTTTCAGGCGGTCCCGGGACATGGCATCAAGGCAGTTATTCGGGGACGGGCGGTGCTCCTCGGCAACCTGAAATTTATGAAGGATGAGGGTGTTGATCTGACGGCATTGACCGCTGAATCGGACACGCTCTCGCTGCAGGGAAAGACCCCGATGTTTGTGAGCGTTGATAGCGCTGCTGCGGGGATCATTGCCGTTGCGGACACGCTCAGGGCGGAATCTGTGGCGGCAGTGAAGCAGCTCCATGCCCTTGGTATTGAGGTTGTGATGATCACCGGCGATAATAAGCGCACCGGCGAGGCAATAGCAAGACAGGCAGGCATAGACAGGGTGCTGGCTGAGGTGCTGCCGCAGGACAAGGCTGCTGAGGTGAAGAAACTCCAGGCAGAGGGTAAGGTCGTTGCGATGGTCGGAGACGGTATTAACGATGCTCCTGCGCTTGCCCAGGCAGACGTTGGCATTGCGATCGGCACCGGAACTGACGTTGCGATGGAGGCTTCTGACATTACGCTCATAGCGGGCAACATCAAGGGAGTGGTCACAGCAATAGCGCTCTCAAAGGCAACTATGAGGAACATCAAACAGAACCTCTTTTGGGCCTTTGCGTACAATGTCATTCTCATTCCCGTTGCAGCGGGTGTGCTCTTCCCTTTCTTCGGCATACTCCTGAATCCGATGCTTGCTGCAGGGGCCATGGGCTTTTCATCGGTCACGGTCGTGACGAATGCCCTGCGATTGAGAAGGTTCAAACCAGCGTGA
- a CDS encoding leucyl/phenylalanyl-tRNA--protein transferase → MSIFLLSDKLFFPSPAQAEADGLLAVGGDLSQKRLLKAYSMGIFPWYSEDSPLLWWSPDPRLVLFPEELNVSRSLRQCIRKGLFTVTMNKAFEQVMRACAEANRKGQSGTWITEEMIRAYTGLHSSGYAHSVEAWYEGQLVGGLYGVMLGRIFFGESMFARKSNASKVAFAVFVEQMLPKGLTLIDCQVRTEHLASLGAREISRTDFLSILSKAIG, encoded by the coding sequence ATGTCTATTTTTCTTCTCTCTGACAAACTTTTTTTCCCTTCTCCTGCGCAGGCGGAGGCAGACGGCTTGCTTGCTGTCGGCGGAGACCTCAGTCAGAAGCGTCTTCTGAAAGCCTACTCCATGGGAATTTTCCCCTGGTATTCTGAAGATTCCCCGCTCCTCTGGTGGTCTCCTGATCCCCGCCTGGTGCTCTTTCCCGAGGAACTGAACGTCTCACGCAGCCTCAGACAATGCATCAGAAAAGGCCTTTTTACCGTGACGATGAACAAAGCCTTTGAACAGGTGATGCGGGCCTGCGCAGAAGCAAACCGCAAGGGACAGTCAGGCACATGGATCACAGAAGAAATGATCAGGGCTTATACGGGCCTCCACTCCTCAGGATACGCCCACTCTGTTGAGGCATGGTATGAAGGTCAACTCGTCGGCGGCCTTTACGGCGTCATGCTCGGCAGGATTTTCTTCGGAGAGTCCATGTTTGCCAGGAAAAGCAATGCCTCCAAAGTTGCCTTTGCCGTCTTCGTCGAGCAGATGCTGCCAAAAGGGCTCACGCTTATAGACTGCCAGGTCAGAACAGAACATCTCGCCAGCCTGGGAGCAAGGGAGATATCCAGGACCGATTTTCTGAGCATACTCAGCAAGGCCATTGGGTAA
- the clpA gene encoding ATP-dependent Clp protease ATP-binding subunit ClpA has protein sequence MINKEFELIMEATIKDARSQRHEYLTVEHILYAILHDDLGADVVRNCGGDISGIKKALADYFTEHCHKTSTKSSPYPKPTVGFQRVLQRALTHVQSAGKEEADAGDILSAIFLEEESHAVHILHQAGIQRLDVLEYISHGMAKTDADRPSPHERQGHDHERQEERPSEDPLRIYAVNLIEKAGRNEIDPLVGRKDELERMVQVLCRRRKNNVILVGEPGVGKTAVVEGLALNIRSGLVPDVLKKSSMYSLDMGALIAGTKYRGDFEARLKATIKALERIPDAILFIDEIHTIVGAGATSGGSMDASNILKPVLNSGRMRCIGASTYEEYKNYFEKDRALSRRFQKLELQEPSLNETVSILQGLKSYYEDFHHVRYSPGALKAAAELSAKYINDKYLPDKAIDVIDEAGALSKLSGRAGTHTVSTAEIEKIIAKIAKIPPQTISQSDVKKLMTLDQDLKKVVFGQDEAIASLVASIKRIRAGMGSPDRPVGSFLFLGPTGVGKTEVSKQMAAVMGVKFIRFDMSEYMEKHTVSRLIGAPPGYVGFDQGGLLTDAIRKHPYAVLLLDEIEKAHPDIFNILLQIMDYATLTDNSGKKADFRNVILIMTSNAGAKDMDRQVIGFGDRSIDRQLKGRDAITNLFSPEFRNRIDAMLAFKPLTQEIMKKVVDKFMDELRSSMRKKKITVLLTDEARTWLAARGYDPSQGARPLGRLIQEKIKNILSDEVLFGKLRKGGSVSIGLKDDALIFDYGS, from the coding sequence ATGATCAACAAGGAATTCGAACTCATCATGGAGGCCACGATCAAGGACGCCCGTTCCCAGCGTCATGAATATCTGACCGTGGAACATATCCTTTATGCGATCCTTCATGACGACCTCGGCGCAGACGTTGTAAGGAACTGCGGCGGCGACATATCAGGCATCAAGAAGGCTCTTGCCGATTATTTTACAGAGCACTGCCACAAGACCTCGACAAAGAGCAGTCCCTATCCCAAGCCGACCGTCGGGTTCCAGCGTGTGCTCCAGCGCGCGCTGACACATGTCCAGTCCGCGGGCAAAGAAGAGGCAGACGCAGGAGATATCCTTTCCGCGATCTTTTTGGAAGAAGAGTCCCACGCAGTCCATATCCTTCACCAGGCAGGCATTCAGCGTCTTGATGTCCTCGAATATATTTCACACGGCATGGCCAAAACAGATGCAGACAGGCCATCTCCGCACGAGCGGCAGGGTCATGACCATGAAAGGCAGGAAGAAAGGCCTTCTGAAGACCCCCTCCGGATCTATGCTGTCAATCTGATAGAGAAGGCCGGCAGAAATGAGATCGATCCGCTCGTCGGCAGGAAGGATGAGCTCGAAAGGATGGTCCAGGTGCTCTGCCGAAGGCGCAAGAACAATGTCATCCTTGTGGGTGAGCCGGGTGTCGGCAAGACTGCCGTCGTTGAAGGGCTCGCCCTGAACATCCGGTCAGGTCTTGTGCCTGATGTTCTTAAAAAAAGCAGCATGTATTCTCTCGACATGGGTGCGCTCATCGCAGGGACAAAATACCGCGGCGATTTCGAAGCGCGGCTCAAGGCCACGATAAAAGCGCTCGAACGCATTCCGGACGCGATCCTTTTCATTGACGAGATCCATACCATCGTCGGCGCAGGAGCGACGAGCGGCGGATCAATGGACGCATCAAACATCCTTAAGCCGGTGCTCAACTCCGGCAGGATGCGGTGCATCGGCGCCAGCACCTATGAGGAATATAAGAACTATTTTGAGAAGGACCGGGCACTCTCCCGCCGCTTCCAGAAACTGGAGCTTCAGGAGCCGTCCCTTAACGAGACGGTCAGCATACTCCAGGGACTGAAGTCCTATTACGAGGACTTTCATCACGTGCGCTACTCACCGGGCGCTCTCAAGGCTGCAGCCGAGCTTTCTGCAAAATATATCAACGATAAATACCTCCCTGACAAAGCGATCGATGTGATCGATGAAGCAGGGGCTCTCTCAAAACTTTCCGGCAGGGCAGGCACTCATACGGTCAGCACCGCTGAGATCGAAAAGATCATTGCGAAGATAGCAAAGATCCCTCCGCAGACCATCTCCCAGTCAGACGTAAAAAAGCTCATGACCCTTGATCAGGACCTGAAGAAGGTCGTCTTCGGCCAGGATGAGGCAATTGCTTCACTGGTGGCTTCGATCAAGAGGATCCGTGCAGGCATGGGCAGCCCTGACAGGCCTGTCGGCTCGTTCCTGTTTCTCGGCCCCACCGGGGTCGGCAAGACAGAGGTCTCAAAACAGATGGCCGCGGTCATGGGCGTCAAGTTCATTCGCTTTGACATGTCGGAATATATGGAAAAACATACGGTCTCCCGCCTGATCGGCGCGCCTCCCGGATATGTCGGTTTTGATCAGGGCGGTCTGCTCACCGATGCGATCAGAAAGCACCCGTACGCTGTTCTTCTCCTTGACGAGATCGAAAAGGCGCATCCTGACATATTCAACATCCTGCTTCAGATCATGGACTATGCGACCCTGACCGACAACAGCGGCAAGAAGGCCGACTTCAGGAACGTTATCCTTATCATGACCTCCAATGCCGGCGCAAAGGATATGGACAGACAGGTCATCGGATTCGGCGACAGGTCCATAGACAGGCAGCTCAAAGGCAGGGACGCCATCACAAACCTGTTCAGTCCGGAATTCAGAAATCGCATAGACGCGATGCTGGCCTTTAAGCCCCTGACGCAGGAGATCATGAAGAAGGTCGTTGACAAGTTTATGGACGAACTGAGAAGTTCGATGAGAAAAAAGAAAATAACCGTGCTGCTTACGGATGAGGCGCGGACCTGGCTGGCAGCCAGGGGATACGACCCGTCTCAGGGCGCAAGACCGCTGGGCAGGCTCATCCAGGAAAAGATCAAGAATATTCTTTCAGACGAGGTCCTCTTCGGAAAGCTCAGAAAAGGCGGCAGCGTATCCATCGGCCTGAAGGACGATGCACTCATCTTTGACTATGGTTCCTGA
- a CDS encoding OmpA family protein, translated as MKKFVVIVFAVAALMLPVISHAEIKAGSFEIGPYVGHHIFDEAEDIHRNSSGERIGFDNGAVYGLRLGYNITNRFGVEAAYDHIEHAADMGHIDALYHFTPERAFNPFFVAGIGYANIKPEQRDHYNTLMGNFGLGFKYFFNQHVALRVDLRDVITNMQNVVATAGLTFSFGGKTPAPAPEPAPAPKPTPPPPAPEPAPAPAPAPKPEVKPAPAPVKIVLEDVHFDFDKATLTKEAKTILARDIQTLKTNPSIKVQVEGHTCAHGKDDYNMALGERRANAVKEYLVKEGIAADRLTTISYGETRLAMPETPTAKNKNAKEAKENRRVHFEVIAK; from the coding sequence ATGAAGAAATTTGTAGTCATTGTTTTTGCCGTTGCAGCCCTCATGCTGCCTGTCATCTCTCATGCCGAGATCAAGGCCGGCAGTTTTGAGATCGGACCTTACGTGGGGCATCATATCTTTGATGAGGCCGAGGATATTCATCGGAACAGCAGCGGGGAGCGGATCGGTTTTGACAACGGCGCTGTCTATGGCCTTCGTCTCGGATATAACATCACGAACAGGTTCGGTGTTGAAGCGGCATATGACCATATTGAGCATGCAGCAGATATGGGGCATATTGATGCTCTTTACCACTTCACTCCTGAGAGGGCGTTCAATCCATTCTTTGTTGCCGGAATTGGGTACGCAAATATCAAGCCGGAGCAGAGGGATCATTACAATACTTTGATGGGCAATTTTGGTCTCGGTTTTAAATATTTCTTTAACCAGCATGTTGCACTCAGAGTTGATCTCAGGGATGTGATAACGAACATGCAGAATGTTGTGGCTACTGCGGGTCTTACCTTCTCATTTGGCGGAAAGACCCCTGCACCTGCACCAGAGCCTGCACCGGCGCCGAAGCCGACGCCTCCTCCTCCTGCTCCAGAGCCTGCACCGGCACCGGCACCTGCGCCAAAGCCTGAAGTGAAACCCGCACCTGCGCCGGTAAAGATCGTACTTGAGGATGTGCATTTTGACTTTGACAAGGCTACGTTGACGAAAGAAGCTAAGACTATTCTGGCAAGGGATATTCAGACCCTCAAGACCAATCCATCGATCAAGGTCCAGGTCGAAGGACATACCTGTGCTCATGGCAAGGATGATTACAATATGGCCCTTGGCGAGAGACGGGCAAATGCTGTCAAGGAATATCTTGTTAAAGAAGGTATTGCTGCTGACAGGCTCACGACCATCAGCTATGGTGAGACGAGACTTGCTATGCCTGAGACGCCTACTGCAAAGAACAAGAATGCAAAAGAGGCAAAAGAGAACAGGCGTGTGCACTTTGAGGTTATTGCAAAGTAA
- a CDS encoding ABC transporter permease, with amino-acid sequence MNLRRAFRVWQRNFTVFTKLYKSSLALNFAEPILYLWAMGLGLGAYVKEINGLPYINFIAPGMIASSSMFAAVYECTYGTFVRMTYQKTFDAILATPVNIYDLVAGELMWGAAKSVIYGTIIMIVISALGLVDSAAIVAVLPVLFISGLIFAEISMIFVAIVPGIDSFNYFYTLFMTPMFLFSGIFFPLDNLPPLVSRIAFFTPLYHMVNVCRSFSQGHVAAAGWNVLWLVVVALILAPYPFRLMKKRIVK; translated from the coding sequence ATGAATCTCAGGCGGGCCTTCAGGGTATGGCAGAGGAACTTCACGGTCTTCACCAAGCTCTATAAATCGAGCCTTGCGCTGAACTTCGCAGAACCCATTCTCTACCTCTGGGCGATGGGGCTTGGGCTTGGGGCCTATGTGAAGGAGATCAACGGTCTGCCGTATATCAATTTCATTGCACCGGGCATGATCGCCTCGTCGTCCATGTTCGCAGCCGTGTATGAATGCACCTACGGCACCTTTGTGCGCATGACCTATCAGAAGACCTTTGACGCTATCCTCGCAACACCGGTCAATATCTATGACCTTGTTGCCGGCGAGCTTATGTGGGGGGCGGCAAAAAGTGTTATCTACGGAACGATCATCATGATCGTCATATCTGCCCTGGGGCTGGTGGATTCTGCTGCCATTGTTGCCGTGCTTCCGGTGCTTTTTATCAGCGGACTTATTTTTGCCGAGATCTCGATGATCTTTGTAGCGATCGTTCCGGGCATTGATTCATTCAATTACTTCTATACGCTCTTCATGACGCCCATGTTCCTTTTCTCGGGCATCTTCTTCCCGTTGGACAACCTTCCCCCGCTTGTCTCCAGGATCGCGTTCTTCACACCGCTCTATCATATGGTGAACGTATGCAGGTCATTCTCGCAGGGCCATGTTGCAGCTGCAGGGTGGAACGTCCTCTGGCTCGTGGTCGTTGCCCTTATCCTCGCCCCCTATCCCTTCCGGCTGATGAAGAAAAGGATCGTCAAGTGA
- a CDS encoding VCBS repeat-containing protein: MPKRYKSGLACEENTSAVFNRSGIEILPFVRLSFFDLDHDGRQELIAGSKDGSLRLYKRDFSSPDRRWVLMSGYFDGIRVGAFSAPAVADLDLDGNPEIIVGTGGFSSESGRVIVFRNAGALDKPVWQEVDMQVIDVGDDAAPAVIDVNGDNKPDLIVGNSVGALMLYRNTSAQGVISFARDADYFKGVNVGMYGMPAATVSNNRVIVVAGNSMGKLYLLEKLNGTASWQKSGLKKEFSHFAAPAFMQDREDPVAGLVVSDGNGQIHYFRNAKADYRHWEEQTAFLAGRIMPGPACTPAMTELGSKSCMVTGNINGEMKIFEFQPNAESLPWAEKPNFFKGIKLSGYARGTVVSWQGRYLLITGQQDGYVRAFLNMGTEDNPAWKEQKDFFRGVPKTFHASPTVFDLDGDGMWELVVGDVDGNVNAYRMENLPSNMPFWTKIEDVFAGVRTDRYASPSLVHDDERIYLFVGQQDGGIRLYSAKIVQKGMPVFSREELLTNLMVNNHSSPSVFMNKGVMELSVGDYNGNLRHFACKSDRVELR; this comes from the coding sequence GTGCCAAAGCGCTACAAATCCGGTCTTGCCTGCGAGGAGAATACCTCAGCAGTCTTTAATCGAAGCGGCATCGAGATCCTGCCGTTCGTAAGACTTTCTTTTTTTGACCTTGACCATGACGGCAGGCAGGAACTGATCGCAGGCAGTAAGGACGGCTCTCTCAGACTGTATAAGAGGGACTTTTCAAGCCCGGACCGCAGGTGGGTCCTGATGAGCGGCTATTTCGACGGCATCAGGGTGGGGGCTTTTTCCGCCCCGGCTGTTGCTGACCTGGATCTTGACGGAAACCCCGAGATCATTGTGGGCACCGGCGGGTTCTCTTCAGAATCGGGAAGGGTGATTGTATTCAGGAATGCGGGAGCGCTTGATAAGCCTGTATGGCAGGAGGTCGACATGCAGGTCATTGATGTGGGTGATGACGCTGCACCGGCAGTGATCGATGTGAACGGCGACAACAAGCCTGACCTTATTGTCGGTAACTCTGTTGGCGCACTCATGCTCTACAGAAACACATCTGCCCAGGGAGTTATATCCTTTGCCAGGGATGCTGACTATTTCAAGGGGGTCAACGTCGGCATGTACGGCATGCCGGCAGCAACCGTGAGCAATAACAGGGTTATCGTTGTGGCAGGCAACAGTATGGGAAAGCTCTACCTGCTCGAAAAACTGAATGGAACTGCGTCATGGCAGAAGTCCGGACTGAAAAAGGAATTCAGTCATTTTGCGGCCCCTGCCTTTATGCAGGATCGTGAAGATCCTGTGGCAGGCCTTGTCGTATCCGATGGAAACGGCCAGATACATTATTTCAGGAATGCAAAGGCAGATTATCGGCACTGGGAGGAGCAGACCGCTTTTCTTGCCGGAAGGATCATGCCGGGACCGGCCTGCACGCCTGCTATGACCGAGCTTGGCAGCAAGTCCTGTATGGTGACAGGCAATATCAACGGGGAGATGAAGATCTTCGAGTTCCAGCCCAATGCCGAGAGCCTGCCATGGGCAGAGAAACCTAACTTTTTCAAGGGGATCAAGCTCTCAGGTTATGCGCGAGGCACCGTGGTCTCCTGGCAGGGACGATATTTGCTTATAACCGGTCAGCAGGACGGCTATGTTCGGGCGTTCCTTAATATGGGCACTGAGGATAACCCGGCGTGGAAAGAACAGAAGGATTTTTTCAGGGGGGTGCCAAAGACCTTTCATGCATCGCCAACGGTCTTTGACCTCGACGGTGATGGAATGTGGGAGCTGGTCGTAGGAGACGTCGACGGAAACGTGAATGCTTATCGCATGGAGAATCTACCGTCAAATATGCCGTTCTGGACAAAGATAGAAGACGTTTTTGCCGGTGTCAGGACGGACCGCTATGCGTCACCGTCACTGGTGCATGATGATGAGCGTATCTATCTCTTTGTGGGGCAGCAGGATGGCGGCATACGTCTCTATTCGGCGAAGATCGTGCAGAAGGGAATGCCGGTGTTTTCGCGCGAGGAGTTGTTGACCAACCTGATGGTCAACAACCACAGTTCACCATCAGTGTTCATGAATAAAGGTGTCATGGAGTTGTCTGTTGGTGATTATAACGGCAATCTCAGGCACTTCGCCTGCAAGTCGGACCGCGTCGAACTGCGCTGA